In the Colletotrichum higginsianum IMI 349063 chromosome 7 map unlocalized unitig_7, whole genome shotgun sequence genome, one interval contains:
- a CDS encoding Glycosyl hydrolase family 92, whose product MWEELWSIHGLLALFRWFLMPGTHLPSIHSAASHAAHAASNWVSGSTTAATATTADLANLTNSASVLAADDFDALQYVDPLIGSTNGGNVFVGATLPYGMAKASADTNSTSNQGGFTLDGSPVTGFSTMHDSGTGGQPSLGNFPLFAYTTCPSGVINWCTFPKKSRAQYGYFDKNDVIAKPGLFNITMRTGIRVEMTTTERASLIRFNFPQAGQPLILQDLSDLGDTRQDNASISVDSKTGRIRGRARFQPSFGSGTYVLHFCTDFRGADILDSGIFADSRASTEVKNLTISRSINGYPLPGGAFVRFKTATKPITARVATSFISEQRACAHAEREIPDYNFDRVSVEAQAAWRRKLSPIKVNTTRVDESFARNFYSGIYRTMVNPQNYTGENPLWDSSEPYWDSFYCLWDSFRSQIPFLVIIDPTSVAEMVRSLIDTYVHLGWLPDCRMSLCKGLTQGGSNADNVLADAFLKNITEGIDWDLGYEAVLKDAEEEPFDWSVNGRGGMDSWKRLGYIPVQDFDVKGFGTMTRSVSRTLEYSYNDFCIAQMADRMGRGTDRDKYIASSGNWRNLYKQDQKSSFFNGTDTGFRGFFEPKFLNQTWAYQNPLNCSNLDGKSVCSLQNNGPETFESSLWEYGFFVPHDQATLIDTYGGPDAFVRRLNFLHDQNITYIGNEPSFLTVFQYHYAGRPGLSAKRAHSYIPSFFSAEPAGLPGNDDSGAMGSFLAFAMMGLFPNPGQDVYLIIPPFFESVEITHPQTGKTARIRSTNFDPKYRNIYIQNATLNGQPYRKNWVDHKFFTEGQQLVLTLGRRESNWGTRVRDLPPSLGEYRGFNRTVPSNRTRIVDTTYKSDFGELGHDLDA is encoded by the exons ATGTGGGAGGAACTGTGGTCGATCCACGGCCTTCTGGCTCTCTTCCGCTGGTTTCTCATGCCGGGAACCCATCTGCCATCAATACACAGCGCGGCTTCGCACGCCGCACACGCAGCCTCCAACTGGGTATCGGGCTCTACTACTGCTGCCACTGCTACCACTGCTGACCTGGCCAACCTGAcgaactcggcctcggtgctGGCGGCAGACGATTTCGATGCCCTGCAGTATGTCGATCCTCTCATCGGCTCCACGAATGGGGGCaacgtcttcgtcggcgcgACGTTGCCCTACGGCATGGCAAAGGCCTCGGCGGACACGAACAGCACCTCCAACCAGGGCGGCTTCACCTTGGACGGCAGCCCAGTCACAGGCTTCTCGACCATGCACGACTCCGGCACGGGCGGGCAGCCATCTTTGGGGAACTTCCCCTTGTTCGCCTACACGACTTGCCCCAGCGGGGTCATCAACTGGTGCACGTTTCCTAAGAAGTCGAGGGCGCAATACGGCTACTTCGACAAGAACGACGTGATTGCGAAGCCGGGACTGTTCAACATCACGATGAGAACCGGCATCCGAGtggagatgacgacgacggagcgGGCATCCCTCATCCGGTTCAACTTCCCGCAAGCAGGGCAGCCTCTCATCCTGCAGGACCTCTCCGATCTGGGCGACACGCGGCAGGACAACGCCTCCATCAGCGTGGACAGCAAGACGGGGCGGATCAGGGGCCGCGCGCGCTTCCAGCCGAGCTTCGGCAGCGGCACGTACGTCCTGCACTTCTGTACCGACTTCCGCGGcgccgacatcctcgacaGCGGCATCTTCGCGGACAGCCGCGCCAGCACCGAGGTCAAGAACCTGACCATCTCGCGGTCCATCAACGGCTACCCGCTGCCGGGAGGGGCGTTTGTGCGCTTCAAGACGGCGACCAAGCCCATCACGGCGCGCGTCGCCACCAGCTTCATCAGCGAGCAGCGGGCCTGCGCCCACGCCGAGCGCGAGATCCCGGACTACAACTTCGACCGCGTCTCGGTggaggcccaggccgcctGGAGGAGGAAGCTCAGCCCCATCAAGGTCAACACGACCAGGGTCGACGAGTCCTTTGCGCGGAACTTCTACAGCGGCATCTACAGGACCATGGTCAACCCGCAGAACTACACGGGCGAGAACCCGCTGTGGGACAGCAGCGAGCCGTACTGGGACTCGTTCTACTGTCTCTGGGACTCCTTCCGCTCCCAGATCCCCTTCCTGGTCATCATCGACCCGACATCGGTCGCCGAGATGGTCAGGTCTCTCATCGACACGTACGTCCACCTCGGATGGCTGCCGGACTGCCGGATGAGCCTGTGCAAAGGGCTCACCCAGGGAGGGTCCAACGCCGACAACGTGCTGGCGGACGCCTTCCTGAAGAACATCACCGAGGGCATCGACTGGGACCTGGGATACGAGGCCGTGCTGAAGGacgcggaggaggagccgtTCGACTGGAGCGTCaacggccgcggcggcatGGACAGCTGGAAGCGGCTCGGGTACATCCCGGTCCAGGACTTCGACGTCAAGGGCTTCGGCACCATGACGCGGAGCGTCTCGCGCACGCTCGAGTACAGCTACAACGACTTCTGCATCGCGCAGATGGCCGACCGGATGGGACGCGGGACGGACCGGGACAAGTACATCGCGTCGAGCGGTAACTGGCGGAACCTGTACAAGCAGGACCAGAAgtcgtccttcttcaacGGGACAGACACCGGCTTCCGGGGCTTTTTCGAACCCAAGTTCCTGAACCAGACGTGGGCGTATCAGAACCCGTTGAACTGCAGCAACCTGGACGGGAAGAGTGTCTGCTCGTTACAGAACAACGGGCCCGAAACGTTTGAGAGCAGTCTCTGGGAATACGGATT CTTCGTTCCCCATGATCAAGCAACGCTCATCGACACCTACGGTGGCCCGGACGCGTTCGTTCGCAGACTCAACTTCCTGCACGACCAAAACATCACCTACATCGGCAACGAGCCGTCGTTCCTCACGGTTTTCCAATACCACTACGCAGGACGCCCGGGGCTCTCGGCGAAGAGAGCCCACTCCTACATcccgtccttcttctcggccgagCCCGCGGGTCTACCAGGGAacgacgacagcggcgccatGGGATCGTTCCTCGCCTTTGCCATGATGGGCCTGTTCCCTAACCCCGGGCAGGACGTCTACCTGATCATCCCGCCCTTCTTCGAGAGCGTCGAGATCACCCATCCGCAGACGGGGAAGACGGCCAGGATCCGCAGCACCAACTTCGACCCCAAGTACCGGAACATCTACATCCAGAACGCCACGCTGAACGGCCAGCCCTACAGGAAGAACTGGGTCGACCACAAGTTCTTCACCGAGGGCCAGCAACTCGTGCTCACTCTAGGTCGGAGGGAGAGCAACTGGGGCACGAGGGTCCGGGACCTCCCGCCGAGTCTGGGAGAGTATCGCGGATTCAACAGGACTGTTCCCTCGAATCGCACAAGGATAGTAGACACGACGTACAAGAGCGACTTTGGGGAGTTGGGACATGATTTGGACGCGTAA
- a CDS encoding Glutathione-dependent formaldehyde-gfa has translation MAPYQGHCNCGSVKVTLSNKPESIIVCHCANCKRAGGPFSMNFLVDDGQWEVEDSQNTLTEYLDNNTDSGNPVHRFFCRNCGSPVKTTAKPFPGQALVKASLFDDIPTKRNEVFGQKALSWA, from the exons ATGGCACCCTACCAAGGACACTGCAACTGCGGTTCGGTCAAGGTCACTCTTAGCAACAAGCCCGAGAGCATCATCGTCTGCCATTG CGCAAACTGCAAGCGTGCCGGTGGCC CCTTTTCCATGAATtttctcgtcgacgacggccagtGGGAGGTTGAGGATAGCCAGAACACCCTGACCGAGTACCTGGACAACAACACCGATTCCGGGAACCCTGTGCAT CGGTTCTTCTGTCGGAATTGTGGCAG CCCGGTCAAGACCACGGCTAAGCCATTCCCAGGCCAAGCTCTGGTCAAGGCGTCTCTTTTCGATGACATCCCCACCAAGAGAAATGAAGTGTTCGGCCAGAAGGCGTTGAGTTGGGCGTAA
- a CDS encoding Sulfatase: MQFKTSVLASAALLLSGNVAAAGDAQAPLAGSDRGAVPSSSRPNIVFVLTDDQDLHMNSLEHIPLIQKRLIEQGTLYKKHYCTTAVCCPSRASLWTGKLAHNTNVTDLNPPYGGFPIFVKNGHNENYLPIWLQNAGYNTFYTGKMFNAHTIWNYDSPHLKGWNSSDFLLDPNTYDYYNATFQRNHEKPVNHLGEYSTDLVAEKAYGFLDDAVEASKPFFLAIAPIAPHSNVNASILLPVKGPDDNVPVSDDKFRVNFPLAAKRHEHLFTDAKVPRTDNFNPDKPSGADWIRRQPKLTDENVEYNDRHYQGRLRALQAVDELVDGLVDRLEKHGILDNTYVFYTTDNGYHISQHRLQPGKECGYEEDINIPLIVRGPGVPKGGVTEAVTAHVDLVPTILSLAGAPLRADFDGAPIPLSDKELNESPLTREHVNVEYWGWAITESTFGFNGDDTKRIYNNTYKALRVVGEGYSLYYSVWCTNEHELYDMTTDPGQLHNLLHADEAALAAGATVLGYPLKKVLPRLDSLLFVLKSCKGITCSQPWHALHPSGNVGSLREALAPRFDEFYTQQTRVQFDHCELGHIVEAEGPQFEHDGAVYWKGSKWSDWT, from the exons ATGCAGTTCAAAACTTCGGTACTGGCCTCCGCGGCATTGCTTCTGTCCGGCAATGTTGCGGCCGCAGGCGACGCTCAGGCTCCCCTCGCCGGCTCTGACCGGGGTgcggtgccgtcgtcctcccGGCCAaacatcgtcttcgtcttgaCCGACGACCAAGACCTCCACATGAACTCTCTGGAGCACATCCCTCTCATCCAGAAGCGGCTGATCGAACAGGGGACTCTCTACAAGAAGCACTACTGCACAACGGCAGTGTGTTGCCCATCGCGCGCGAGTTTGTGGACGGGCAAACTGGCCCACAACACGAATGTCACCGATCTCAACCCGCCTTATG GCGGATTCCCCATCTTTGTCAAGAATGGTCACAACGAAAATTACTTGCCCATCTGGCTGCAGAATGCCGGGTACAACACATTTTACACGGGCAAAATGTTCAATGCTCACACCATCTGGAACTACGACAGCCCCCATCTGAAGGGTTGGAACTCTTCT GACTTCCTGCTGGACCCCAACACGTACGACTACTACAACGCCACTTTCCAGCGCAACCATGAGAAGCCGGTGAACCATCTGGGGGAGTACTCAACGGACTTGGTCGCGGAAAAGGCCTACGGCTTTCTGGACGACGCAGTCGAGGCCAGCAAGCctttcttcttggccatcgCGCCCATCGCCCCCCACAGCAACGTCAACGCCAGCATTCTTTTGCCCGTCAAGGGCCCCGACGACAACGTGCCCGTGTCCGATGACAAGTTCAGGGTCAACTTCCCCCTGGCGGCCAAGAGGCACGAGCACCTGTTCACGGACGCCAAGGTCCCCAGGACGGACAACTTCAACCCCGACAAGCCCTCGGGGGCCGACTGGATCCGTCGCCAGCCCAAGCTGACGGACGAGAACGTCGAGTACAACGACAGGCACTACCAGGGCCGCCTGCGCGCcctgcaggccgtcgacgagctcgtcgacggacTCGTCGACAGGCTTGAGAAGCACGGCATTCTGGACAACACGTACGTCTTTTACACGACCGACAACGGCTACCACATTAGCCAGCACCGGCTGCAGCCCGGCAAGGAGTGTGGGTACGAGGAGGACATCAACATCCCGCTCATCGTCCGCGGCCCCGGCGTGCCCAAGGGCGGCgtcaccgaggccgtcacggccCACGTCGACCTCGTGCCTACCATCCTCTCGCTCGCCGGCGCGCCGTTGAGGGCCGACTTCGACGGCGCCCCGATCCCGCTCTCCGACAAGGAGCTCAACGAGTCCCCGCTCACCCGCGAGCACGTCAACGTCGAGTACTGGGGCTGGGCCATCACGGAGAGCACCTTCGGCttcaacggcgacgacacaAAACGCATCTACAACAACACGTACAAGGCGCTGCGCGTGGTCGGCGAGGGCTACAGCCTCTACTACTCGGTCTGGTGCACGAACGAGCATGAGCTCTACGACATGACG ACCGACCCTGGCCAGCTGCACAACCTCTtgcacgccgacgaggccgctcTGGCTGCCGGCGCCACCGTCCTCGGGTACCCTCTAAAAAAGGTCCTGCCCCGACTGGACTCGCTCCTCTTCGTGCTCAAGTCCTGCAAGGGCATCACCTGCTCGCAGCCCTGGCACGCCCTCCACCCGTCCGGCAACGTCGGGAGCCTGCGCGAGGCCCTCGCGCCTCGGTTCGACGAGTTCTACACGCAACAGACGCGTGTGCAGTTTGACCACTGCGAGCTTGGAcacatcgtcgaggccgagggcccCCAGTTCGAGCACGACGGAGCCGTGTACTGGAAGGGCTCGAAATGGAGCGACTGGACGTGA